In Mytilus edulis chromosome 7, xbMytEdul2.2, whole genome shotgun sequence, a single genomic region encodes these proteins:
- the LOC139480888 gene encoding uncharacterized protein isoform X3, with protein MAQNVSWINIGVCCMLLTVRFPPSLASECNGDSCRDVITMPLLDDMKASLKADLDVTNMNNHLKAYIEQQIQKGFETAMNDIMRQLIDNKLEVVNATIEATIIEELERYGVTYVRWGRKGCPDGAELVYTGQAGGNYYNHKGGGANYLCLPNDPEIGEPQSYENSQLYGAEYQEEKPATKTGTLNIMDT; from the exons ATGGCTCAGAACGTTAGTTGGATAAACATTGGCGTTTGCTGTATGTTATTGACCGTCAGATTTCCTCCATCCTTAGCCTCTGAATGCAATGGTGATAGTTGTAGAGATGTGATTACAATGCCGTTATTGGATGATATGAAAGCTTCATTAAAGGCTGATTTAGATGTTACAAACATGAATAATCATTTGAAAGCATACATAGAACAACAGATACAGAAGGGTTTTGAAACAGCCATGAACGATATTATGAGACAGTTGATTGATAACAAACTAGAAGTTGTCAATGCTACAATAGAAGCCACAATCATTGAAGAGCTTGAAC GATATGGTGTTACCTATGTAAGATGGGGAAGAAAAGGTTGTCCTGATGGTGCTGAACTTGTTTATACAG GTCAAGCTGGTGGTAACTATTATAATCATAAAGGCGGTGGTGCTAATTATCTTTGTCTTCCAAATGATCCAGAAATAGGAGAACCCCAATCATACGAGAATTCACAGCTTTATGGTGCTGAATACCAG GAAGAAAAACCTGCTACAAAGACTGGAACGCTGAATATAATGGATACTTAA
- the LOC139480888 gene encoding uncharacterized protein isoform X2 — translation MAQNVSWINIGVCCMLLTVRFPPSLASECNGDSCRDVITMPLLDDMKASLKADLDVTNMNNHLKAYIEQQIQKGFETAMNDIMRQLIDNKLEVVNATIEATIIEELERYGVTYVRWGRKGCPDGAELVYTGQAGGNYYNHKGGGANYLCLPNDPEIGEPQSYENSQLYGAEYQVFSNRKPHGMSGILGDREVPCGVCRRKRRSSVITIPGTGEDTMTKRQCMLFSGHQSSVSKPLLSTVDIDFAMSNATSPVVLTNNLKYKFQTQEEKPATKTGTLNIMDT, via the exons ATGGCTCAGAACGTTAGTTGGATAAACATTGGCGTTTGCTGTATGTTATTGACCGTCAGATTTCCTCCATCCTTAGCCTCTGAATGCAATGGTGATAGTTGTAGAGATGTGATTACAATGCCGTTATTGGATGATATGAAAGCTTCATTAAAGGCTGATTTAGATGTTACAAACATGAATAATCATTTGAAAGCATACATAGAACAACAGATACAGAAGGGTTTTGAAACAGCCATGAACGATATTATGAGACAGTTGATTGATAACAAACTAGAAGTTGTCAATGCTACAATAGAAGCCACAATCATTGAAGAGCTTGAAC GATATGGTGTTACCTATGTAAGATGGGGAAGAAAAGGTTGTCCTGATGGTGCTGAACTTGTTTATACAG GTCAAGCTGGTGGTAACTATTATAATCATAAAGGCGGTGGTGCTAATTATCTTTGTCTTCCAAATGATCCAGAAATAGGAGAACCCCAATCATACGAGAATTCACAGCTTTATGGTGCTGAATACCAGGTATTTTCAAACCGGAAGCCTCATGGAATGTCGGGTATTTTGGGGGACAGGGAGGTACCATGTGGTGTTTGCCGCAGGAAGCGGAGATCTTCAGTCATAACGATTCCTG GAACGGGGGAGGACACTATGACGAAGAGACAATGTATGTTGTTTTCGGGACATCAGTCGTCGGTCTCCAAACCCTTGCTTAGCACTGTCGATATTGATTTTGCAATGTCAAATGCAACAAGCCCTGTAGTATTAACTAAcaacttgaaatataaattcCAAACGCAG GAAGAAAAACCTGCTACAAAGACTGGAACGCTGAATATAATGGATACTTAA
- the LOC139480888 gene encoding short-chain collagen C4-like isoform X1 — protein MAQNVSWINIGVCCMLLTVRFPPSLASECNGDSCRDVITMPLLDDMKASLKADLDVTNMNNHLKAYIEQQIQKGFETAMNDIMRQLIDNKLEVVNATIEATIIEELERYGVTYVRWGRKGCPDGAELVYTGQAGGNYYNHKGGGANYLCLPNDPEIGEPQSYENSQLYGAEYQVFSNRKPHGMSGILGDREVPCGVCRRKRRSSVITIPGRKTCYKDWNAEYNGYLMAGDIRYKRTDYACVDVNAEPFDNKSASDENGALFYPIRTSCGSLRCPPYKADADVFCVVCTK, from the exons ATGGCTCAGAACGTTAGTTGGATAAACATTGGCGTTTGCTGTATGTTATTGACCGTCAGATTTCCTCCATCCTTAGCCTCTGAATGCAATGGTGATAGTTGTAGAGATGTGATTACAATGCCGTTATTGGATGATATGAAAGCTTCATTAAAGGCTGATTTAGATGTTACAAACATGAATAATCATTTGAAAGCATACATAGAACAACAGATACAGAAGGGTTTTGAAACAGCCATGAACGATATTATGAGACAGTTGATTGATAACAAACTAGAAGTTGTCAATGCTACAATAGAAGCCACAATCATTGAAGAGCTTGAAC GATATGGTGTTACCTATGTAAGATGGGGAAGAAAAGGTTGTCCTGATGGTGCTGAACTTGTTTATACAG GTCAAGCTGGTGGTAACTATTATAATCATAAAGGCGGTGGTGCTAATTATCTTTGTCTTCCAAATGATCCAGAAATAGGAGAACCCCAATCATACGAGAATTCACAGCTTTATGGTGCTGAATACCAGGTATTTTCAAACCGGAAGCCTCATGGAATGTCGGGTATTTTGGGGGACAGGGAGGTACCATGTGGTGTTTGCCGCAGGAAGCGGAGATCTTCAGTCATAACGATTCCTG GAAGAAAAACCTGCTACAAAGACTGGAACGCTGAATATAATGGATACTTAATGGCCGGTGATATCAGGTACAAAAGGACTGATTACGCATGTGTAGATGTCAATGCTGAACCATTTGACAATAAATCAGCATCTGATGAAAATGGCGCCCTCTTTTATCCAATTAGAACCAGCTGTGGAAGTTTGAGGTGTCCTCCTTACAAAGCCGATGCAGACGTGTTTTGTGTGGTATGCACAAAGTGA